CTTCGACGAGCCCGACTCCGGTCTCGACCCCGTCCGCACGGCCTTCCTCAACCAGCTGATCGTCGACCTCAACGCCCAGATCGACGCGACGTTCCTCATCGTCACCCACGACATCAACACCGCCCGGACCGTCCCGGACAACATCGGCCTCCTCTACCACCGCCACCTGGCGATGTTCGGTCCGCGCGAGATGCTGCTGTCATCCGAGGAGCCGGTGGTCCGGCAGTTCCTCAACGCCCAGAAGGTGGGCCCGATCGGCATGTCGGAGGAGAAGGACGCCGACGAGCTCGAGGCCGAGAAGGACCAGGACCTCCCGCCGCTGCCGCCGATCCCGCACCAGCTCGAGCCCTCCAACGGCATCCCGCGACGTAGCCAGCGCGAGCCGGGCTCGTGGTGCCGTGAGAACGGCGTGACCCCGCCCCCGGGGTCCTTCGAGGAGAACATGTCCATGGCCACGGGTGGCTGATCGATGGCCTCCCTGACCGCCTCGCGGGCGCTGGCGCCCATCGGGACCGCCGGCAAGCTCTTCGCCTTCGGCCTCGACGTCGGCCGCAACCTGTTCCGCCGGCCCTTCCAGCTCCGGGAGTTCCTGCAGCAGGCGTGGTTCATCGCCTCGGTGACGATCATCCCCACCGCCCTCGTCGCCATCCCCTTCGGTGCCGTCATCGCGCTGCAGGTCGGCGGGCTGATCAAGCAGTTCGGTGCCCAGTCGTTCACGGGCTCCGCGTCGGTCCTCGCCGTGGTCCAGCAGGCGGCCCCCATCGGGACCGCGCTGCTGATCGCCGGCGCCGGCGGATCGGCGATCGCCGCCGACCTCGGTGCCCGCAAGATCCGCGAGGAGCTGGACGCGATGATGGTGCTGGGCATCGACCCCATCCAGCGCCTCGTCGTCC
The genomic region above belongs to Nocardioides coralli and contains:
- a CDS encoding MlaE family ABC transporter permease, coding for MASLTASRALAPIGTAGKLFAFGLDVGRNLFRRPFQLREFLQQAWFIASVTIIPTALVAIPFGAVIALQVGGLIKQFGAQSFTGSASVLAVVQQAAPIGTALLIAGAGGSAIAADLGARKIREELDAMMVLGIDPIQRLVVPRVLACMLVAFFLNGMVSVVGVAGGYVFNVVLQDGTPGAYLASFTALAQLPDLWIGLIKALIFGLIAAIVASYKGMNAAGGPKGVGDAVNESVVITFLLLFIVNFVLSTIYLQVVPPKTG